The proteins below are encoded in one region of Epinephelus lanceolatus isolate andai-2023 chromosome 7, ASM4190304v1, whole genome shotgun sequence:
- the gask1b gene encoding Golgi-associated kinase 1B: MGKSRFHWLCFPFLRLTSSFRRCPLSKRSLIIASACVVYLLLVVSQLVYSQQHRDKRTDKYRHTRGLYHLDISDSDSVDSQSVVVPTRSNVVYITLKSKRLKPANIRGTIRPKLRKKVKRNKEANSAFTQNKLATLEQDAGQIKRDSAPKNSLWEARDIYHKSLNTIHKSHRDAQADSHISSIRIYSQRAPPWLSPQDVRAMRFLADAEVLRIREVSHRDSQSFLIFEGEKSVSPINQKHSQLKDTCGGQCGVIHSPVDTTEVFAFHLDRVLGLNRTLPAVSRKFSFLHDGQPCPVVSWDASLYPEGLAAGRSMVRLTWGAYQSSLKQRCWHKNISPKPDSGCSTVHHYEWSKLALFDFLLQIHNRLDQSCCGFRPRLEDECVVLGHHADCRDQSHIQLTNIMHRGHDPRHLVFTNNKGFFDRNEDNLDFRLLEGIKELPEQAVSVLRSKRLREKLLQSLFLDETYWESQGGRQGIDKLIDVIERRAKVLLTYINAHGIKVITMNV, encoded by the exons ATGGGGAAGTCTCGCTTtcactggctgtgcttccctttTCTGAGACTGACCAGCAGCTTTCGGAGGTGCCCTCTTTCCAAAAGGAGTTTGATCATTGCGAGCGCGTGTGTTGTCTATCTATTGTTGGTGGTATCACAACTTGTATACTCGCAGCAGCACCGGGACAAAAGGACTGACAAGTACCGACACACCCGTGGATTATATCACTTGGATATCAGTGACTCAGACTCTGTGGATTCGCAGAGCGTTGTGGTCCCGACACGGTCCAACGTGGTGTATATAACACTGAAGTCTAAACGCttgaaaccagcaaatattcGGGGTACAATCAGACCAAAGCTGAGGAAAAAAGTGAAACGGAATAAGGAGGCTAATTCTGCTTTTACGCAGAACAAACTTGCCACTTTGGAGCAGGACGCGGGCCAAATTAAACGCGACTCTGCACCCAAGAACTCCTTGTGGGAAGCCAGGGATATTTATCACAAATCCTTGAATACAATCCATAAATCCCACAGAGATGCACAGGCAGACTCTCACATCAGCTCCATCCGAATTTACAGCCAGAGGGCACCGCCATGGCTCAGCCCGCAGGACGTGAGAGCCATGCGCTTTCTTGCGGACGCCGAAGTTTTGCGCATCAGAGAAGTTTCTCACAGAGACTCTCAGTCGTTTCTGATATTTGAAGGCGAGAAGTCAGTTTCACCCATCAACCAAAAACACTCACAGCTGAAGGACACATGCGGTGGGCAGTGTGGAGTGATCCACAGTCCCGTGGACACCACTGAGGTGTTTGCTTTCCATCTGGACAGGGTGCTGGGGCTCAACAGGACATTACCAGCAGTGAGCAGAAAGTTCAGCTTTTTACACG ATGGCCAGCCCTGTCCAGTGGTGTCATGGGATGCATCCCTCTATCCAGAGGGCCTCGCTGCAGGCCGGTCCATGGTGAGGCTGACATGGGGGGCGTACCAGAGCTCCCTGAAACAGAGGTGTTGGCATAAAAACATCAGCCCGAAGCCTGACTCCGGCTGCTCCACAGTTCATCACTATGAGTGGAGTAAACTGGCTCTGTTTGACTTCTTATTACAG ATTCATAACCGTCTGGATCAGAGCTGCTGTGGGTTCAGGCCCAGGCTGGAGGATGAGTGTGTGGTGCTCGGCCACCACGCTGACTGCAGGGACCAGAGCCACATACAACTGACAAACATCATGCACAGGGGTCATGACCCCAGACACCTGGTCTTCACCAACAACAAGGGATTCTTCGACCGCAACGAGGACAACCTGGACTTCAGGCTCCTGGAAGGAATCAAAGA GCTCCCAGAGCAGGCTGTATCGGTGCTGAGGAGCAAGAGGCTGAGGGAGAAGCTCCTCCAGTCACTGTTCCTGGATGAGACATACTGGGAGAGCCAGGGCGGCCGGCAGGGCATCGACAAGCTGATTGATGTGATCGAGAGGCGGGCCAAGGTCCTCCTCACCTACATCAATGCTCATGGAATCAAAGTCATCACGATGAATGTGTGA